A section of the Methanoculleus sp. 7T genome encodes:
- a CDS encoding glycosyltransferase family 2 protein, whose translation MTTGIQYFKPAEIADLAGADVIRMPENGGKASALMAGLEHARSLGVMAAVMMDADGQHDPAEIPAVAAPVLAGEADLVIGSRFLDKKAKVPAYRRLGQEVLTLATTVGSACPTTDSQSGFRALSRKALANLDFASEGYAIESDMIAHFASRGLRIKEVPISVRYDVPNQHKMNPLSHGFGVLATIVGLIGYKRPLLSFGIPGFLLAGVGVSAGIYTFSSFYETSQFHYIIFTLGFSALFLGLLLMTTGLILNSLVQIMRSTGARREVGA comes from the coding sequence ATGACGACGGGAATACAGTATTTCAAGCCGGCAGAGATCGCCGACCTCGCCGGTGCCGACGTTATCAGGATGCCCGAGAACGGCGGCAAGGCGTCTGCCCTGATGGCAGGTCTCGAGCATGCCCGCAGCCTCGGCGTCATGGCGGCCGTCATGATGGACGCCGACGGCCAGCATGACCCCGCCGAGATCCCGGCCGTCGCCGCCCCTGTCCTTGCCGGCGAGGCCGACCTCGTCATCGGCTCCCGTTTCCTCGACAAGAAGGCGAAGGTCCCGGCCTACCGCCGCCTCGGCCAGGAGGTGCTCACCCTCGCCACCACCGTCGGGAGCGCCTGCCCGACCACAGATTCCCAGTCAGGCTTCCGGGCCCTTTCCAGGAAGGCCCTCGCGAACCTCGACTTTGCCTCCGAGGGGTATGCGATCGAGTCAGACATGATCGCCCACTTCGCCTCCCGCGGCCTCAGAATTAAAGAAGTCCCGATCTCGGTGCGGTACGACGTCCCGAACCAGCACAAGATGAACCCCCTCTCCCACGGCTTCGGGGTGCTGGCCACGATCGTCGGCCTCATCGGCTACAAGAGGCCCCTCCTCAGCTTCGGCATCCCCGGCTTCCTCCTTGCCGGCGTCGGCGTCAGTGCCGGCATCTACACCTTCTCCTCGTTCTACGAGACCTCCCAGTTCCACTACATCATCTTCACCCTGGGGTTCTCCGCCCTCTTCCTCGGCCTCCTTCTCATGACGACGGGGTTGATCCTGAACTCGCTCGTCCAGATCATGAGGAGCACGGGTGCACGTCGGGAGGTGGGGGCATGA